A window of the Fusarium poae strain DAOMC 252244 chromosome 3, whole genome shotgun sequence genome harbors these coding sequences:
- a CDS encoding hypothetical protein (BUSCO:1130at5125) — MSHRARLAELKALRASGKKAFDNYKVADVDDLYDEVDEDGYKKVVRERLDQDDFVVDDNGRGYADDGREDWDRVQAYNSDSEEEAGVRGRPSKAAKKSRQEEQNKRDANDRDISEYFKSASRTQPKPKAVKTKADDDFLSDLLGEVDSNIPEPAHISKVERSGGGRRKARALSPAPEPISKKKKILDTRMPSPPPPPPARDDDDDFFPPADDDLLETADVPMSDPAPSSPAAKVAQRKAQIKQQPKDDDDEDMMEVAHTGAIVTTSVNLTSSRPIKKILKAETDPTPASSSPVKPNVASVNPTSWNALTERLNVVSSSPAEAKTIGKIDHKDAIEEDGSLNFFWTDYTELNGSLCLFGKVLNKKTKSYVSCFVKVDNILRKLYFLPREHRMQDGEETGEEVEMMQVYDEIDTMMTKMNVGMYKIKACTRKYAFELRDVPKEAQYMKLLYPYNKPEVDPNRPGETYSHVFGSNTSLFEQFVLWKNIMGPCWLKIEDADFDKLKNASHCKLEVVADHPNMVSVLSESDNLDAPPLTLMSVALRTAFNEKANKQEILSISARIYEKVSLADTTPAEKLPCRTFTVIRPHGQSFPMGFDHLAKKRNRGLIVLKKQEADILAFFLAQVDVADPDVILGHQLEGVDYSVLLNRLHEKKIPGWSRLGRLRRTQWPASIGKTGGNVFAERQILSGRLMCDLANDAGKSVMLKCQSWSLTEMCSLYLSGDNRRREFDNEDALKTWAKEKQGLLDYITHMEADTHFIAALALGVQMLPLTKVLTNLAGNSWARTLTGTRAERNEYILLHEFYRNKYICPDKQTFRSRQRAEEAQREGEVADGKKKDKYKGGLVFEPEKGLYDKFVLVMDFNSLYPSIIQEFNICFTTVDRPDTKEGDDEVPEVPTNQDQGILPRLIATLVSRRRQVKSLMKDKKATPEELATWDIKQLALKLTANSMYGCLGYTKSRFYARPLAVLTTFKGREILRSTKELAESNSLQVIYGDTDSVMINANVDNVADAFKVGNDFKKAVNEQYKLLEIDIDNVFRRILLQAKKKYAAINLVEKDGKFIEKMEVKGLDMKRREYCALSKEISQHLLNEILSGDDTEISIARIHEYLNEIAGKMREQSIPIQKYTIYTQLGKAPQDYPEANSMPQVQVALREIAKGKTVRKGDVIAYVITGDSNSSEPAPKRAYTPGDLKADPSLLPDVEWYIGKQIFPPVERLCANIVGTSTSQLAEQLGLDIKRYSSFQTQQNSSNNDLEIHPLDSQIPDEVRFGDCARLSLRCRKCKASSIFEGVTATPERVSQSGVLCGSCGTLISTLSVVAQMEHAIRTQTSRYYEGWLICDDTQCGNRTRQMSVYGSRCLGPKGFARDCLGRMRYEYTEKAIYTQLLYFASLWDVDKAKTKAAITEMSRPDRENILALAEHNRVRFGNIKGVVDKYLDKCGRQWVAMDTLFTKLGFKPLA, encoded by the exons ATGTCTCACAGGGCTCGGCTCGCTGAGCTCAAGGCCCTTCGGGCCTCTGGCAAGAAGGCTTTCGATAATTACAAAGTTGCCGACGTTGATGATCTATACGACGAAGTTGACGAGGATGGATATAAGAAGGTTGTTCGAGAAAGATTGGATCAGGATGACTTTGTTGTCGATGACAATGGCCGAGGTTATGCAGATGACGGCCGCGAAGACTGGGATCGAGTGCAAGCCTACAATTCCGATAGTGAAGAAGAGGCCGGTGTTCGTGGACGACCTAGTAAGGCCG CAAAAAAGAGTCGTCAAGAAGAGCAGAACAAGCGAGATGCCAACGATAGGGATATTAGCGAATACTTCAAAAGCGCCAGCAGGACgcagccaaagccaaag GCTGTAAAAACAAAGGCTGATGACGATTTCTTGTCCGATCTACTCGGAGAGGTCGATAGCAACATTCCAGAACCTGCCCATATCTCAAAAGTTGAAAGATCTGGTGGTGGCCGCCGCAAAGCCAGGGCTCTCTCACCCGCACCTGAGCCCAtttccaagaagaagaagattctcGATACCCGAATGCCATctcctccccctccccctccagctcgcgacgacgacgacgacttCTTCCCTCCTGCCGACGATGATCTATTGGAAACCGCAGACGTCCCCATGAGTGACCCAGCACCTTCTTCACCGGCTGCAAAGGTCGCGCAGAGGAAAGCTCAGATCAAACAACAACCaaaagacgacgatgacgaggatatGATGGAGGTTGCCCATACTGGTGCTATTGTTACAACTAGTGTCAATTTGACCAGTTCAAGGCCGATCAAAAAAATCCTCAAGGCAGAGACTGATCCGACCCCCGCCAGTTCTTCTCCTGTCAAACCAAACGTTGCCTCAGTAAACCCTACCTCGTGGAATGCTTTGACAGAGAGGCTCAATGTTGTCTCAAGCTCGCCAGCGGAAGCAAAGACCATTGGAAAGATCGACCACAAAGATGCCATCGAGGAGGACGGCagtctcaacttcttctggaCCGATTACACGGAGCTAAATGGTAGTCTTTGTCTCTTCGGTAAAGTACTGAACAAGAAAACGAAGTCATACGTCAGCTGTTTTGTCAAAGTGGATAATATTTTGAGAAAACTATATTTCCTGCCGCGCGAGCATCGCATGCAAGATGGCGAGGAAACGGGCGAGGAGGTGGAAATGATGCAAGTTTACGACGAAATCGACACCATGATGACCAAGATGAATGTCGGTATGTACAAGATCAAGGCTTGTACAAGAAAGTATGCCTTTGAACTTCGCGATGTTCCCAAAGAAGCTCAGTATATGAAACTTCTCTACCCTTACAACA AGCCGGAGGTCGACCCTAACCGACCCGGTGAGACCTATTCCCACGTCTTTGGGAGTAACACCTCCCTGTTTGAGCAATTCGTTCTCTGGAAGAACATTATGGGTCCATGTTGGCTCAAGATCGAAGACGCTGATTTTGACAAGCTGAAGAACGCTTCTCACTGCAAGCTTGAAGTTGTGGCTGATCACCCAAATATGGTCTCTGTCTTGAGCGAATCCGACAACCTTGATGCTCCTCCCTTGACTCTCATGAGCGTCGCACTTAGAACTGCCTTTAACGAGAAGGCCAACAAACAAGAGATTTTGTCTATCAGTGCAAGAATCTACGAAAAGGTCTCCCTCGCTGATACTACACCTGCTGAGAAGCTCCCATGTCGGACTTTCACTGTAATCCGCCCACATGGCCAGTCTTTCCCTATGGGCTTTGATCATCTTgcgaagaagagaaaccGTGGCTTGATTGTCTTGAAAAAACAAGAAGCTGATATTCTTGCGTTCTTCCTCGCCCAGGTTGATGTTGCTGACCCGGATGTCATCCTTGGTCACCAATTGGAAGGTGTGGACTACAGTGTGCTTCTCAATCGTTTGCACGAAAAGAAGATTCCCGGGTGGTCGCGATTGGGCAGACTCCGCCGTACACAGTGGCCGGCATCAATTGGCAAGACAGGCGGTAATGTTTTTGCTGAACGTCAGATCCTTTCTGGTCGTCTCATGTGTGATCTGGCCAACGATGCTGGAAAGTCGGTCATGCTCAAGTGTCAGTCTTGGAGTTTAACGGAAATGTGTAGCCTGTACCTGTCAGGCGACAACCGTCGCCGTGAATTCGATAATGAGGATGCTCTGAAGACCTGGGCCAAGGAAAAGCAGGGTCTTCTCGATTACATCACCCACATGGAGGCTGATACGCACTTCATCGCAGCTTTGGCTCTGGGTGTTCAGATGTTGCCCCTGACCAAAGTTTTGACTAACCTTGCAGGAAACTCATGGGCACGAACCTTGACCGGAACTCGTGCAGAACGAAACGAGTACATTTTGCTCCATGAATTTTACCGCAACAAGTACATCTGTCCCGACAAGCAGACATTCCGCAGTCGACAGCGTGCTGAAGAAGCACAACGTGAAGGGGAAGTTGCCGACGGAAAAAAGAAGGACAAGTATAAGGGTGGTCTGGTTTTCGAGCCAGAAAAGGGCTTGTACGACAAGTTTGTACTTGTCATGGACTTCAACTCTCTGTATCCTTCCATTATCCAAGAGTTTAACATCTGTTTCACAACAGTAGACAGGCCAGATACA AAAGAAGGAGATGACGAAGTCCCTGAGGTCCCTACCAACCAAGACCAGGGCATTCTCCCTAGGCTTATTGCCACTCTTGTTAGTCGTCGTCGCCAAGTCAAGAGTCTCATGAAGGATAAGAAGGCCACCCCAGAGGAGTTGGCTACATGGGACATCAAGCAGCTTGCCCTAAAGCTGACTGCCAACTCTATGTACGGATGCTTGGGATATACCAAGTCACGCTTCTACGCTCGACCTTTGGCTGTCTTAACCACTTTCAAGGGCCGCGAGATTCTTCGCAGCACGAAAGAGCTTGCCGAGAGCAATTCTTTGCAAGTTATTTACGGCGACACTGATTCCGTCATGATCAATGCCAACGTGGACAACGTCGCCGACGCATTCAAGGTCGGTAACGACTTCAAGAAAGCGGTTAACGAGCAATACAAGCTTCTTGAGATCGATATCGATAACGTCTTCCGCCGGATCCTTCTCcaagccaagaagaagtatgCCGCCATCAATCTTGTGGAAAAGGATGGCAAGTTCATTGAGAAGATGGAAGTCAAAGGTCTCGATATGAAGCGCCGAGAGTACTGTGCTCTGTCTAAAGAGATTTCTCAGCATCTCTTAAACGAGATCCTCTCTGGCGACGATACCGAGATCTCAATTGCCCGAATTCACGAGTATTTGAACGAAATTGCGGGCAAGATGCGCGAGCAAAGTATCCCCATACAGAAATACACCATCTACACACAACTTGGAAAGGCACCCCAAGACTACCCCGAAGCCAATTCTATGCCTCAGGTTCAAGTCGCTCTTCGCGAAATTGCCAAAGGCAAGACAGTTCGCAAAGGAGATGTTATAGCGTACGTGATTACAGGCGACAGCAACAGCTCCGAGCCTGCCCCTAAACGAGCGTACACTCCTGGCGACCTCAAGGCAGACCCTTCCCTGTTGCCTGATGTCGAATGGTATATTGGCAAGCAAATCTTCCCACCTGTCGAGCGTCTTTGCGCCAACATTGTCGGTACATCGACTTCACAACTGGCGGAACAGCTTGGTCTGGATATCAAGCGGTATAGCTCATTCCAGACCCAGCAAAATAGCTCAAACAACGATCTTGAGATTCACCCATTGGACTCTCAAATCCCAGACGAAGTTCGTTTCGGCGATTGCGCTCGCTTGTCCTTACGCTGTCGGAAGTGCAAAGCCTCATCCATTTTTGAAGGCGTCACTGCAACCCCTGAGAGAGTATCACAGTCAGGTGTCCTCTGTGGCTCTTGCGGTACTCTCATCTCAACACTTTCGGTTGTTGCTCAAATGGAGCACGCCATCCGTACCCAAACAAGTCGGTATTATGAGGGTTGGCTTATCTGCGATGATACTCAGTGCGGCAACCGTACTCGTCAAATGAGCGTCTACGGCTCTCGTTGCCTTGGGCCTAAGGGATTCGCACGAGACTGTCTTGGCCGGATGCGGTACGAGTATACGGAGAAGGCAATCTACACCCAGTTACTCTACTTTGCCAGTCTCTGGGATGTagacaaggccaagaccaaAGCTGCAATCACAGAAATGTCCAGACCAGACCGCGAAAACATCCTTGCGCTAGCCGAACACAACCGTGTGCGTTTCGGAAATATCAAGGGTGTTGTTGACAAGTATCTTGACAAGTGCGGTCGTCAATGGGTAGCTATGGATACTCTTTTCACAAAGTTGGGCTTCAAGCCACTGGCATGA